The Lycium ferocissimum isolate CSIRO_LF1 chromosome 10, AGI_CSIRO_Lferr_CH_V1, whole genome shotgun sequence genome window below encodes:
- the LOC132032918 gene encoding sterol 14-demethylase: MELGDNKILNVGLLLAATFLVAKLISALIMPRSKKRLPPVIKSWPLIGGLIRFLKGPVVMLREEYPKLGSVFTLNLLNKNITFFIGPEVSAHFFKAPETDLSQQEVYQFNVPTFGPGVVFDVDYTIRQEQFRFFTESLRVTKLKGYVDQMIMEAEEYFSKWGDSGEVDLKYELEHLIILTASRCLLGEEVRNKLFDDVSALFHDLDNGMLPISVIFPYLPIPAHRRRDNARKKLAEIFATIINSRKRTGKAENDMLQCFIDSKYKDGRSTTESEITGLLIAALFAGQHTSSITSTWTGAYLLCNNNYMSSVVGEQKNLMKKHGDKVDHDILSEMEVLYRCIKEALRLHPPLIMLLRTSHSDFSVTTREGKEYDIPKGHIVATSPAFANRLPHIYKNPDTYDPDRFAPGREEDKAAGAFSYISFGGGRHGCLGEPFAYLQIKAIWSHLLRNFEFELISPFPEIDWNAMVVGVKGEVMVKYKRRKLSAE; the protein is encoded by the exons ATGGAGTTAGGTGACAACAAGATTTTGAATGTGGGGTTGCTATTAGCAGCCACCTTTTTGGTAGCAAAACTCATATCAGCACTAATTATGCCCAGATCTAAAAAAAGATTACCACCAGTAATCAAATCTTGGCCATTAATTGGTGGTTTAATCAGATTTCTCAAAGGACCAGTAGTTATGCTTAGAGAGGAGTACCCTAAGCTTGGAAGTGTGTTCACTTTGAATTTACTGAACAAGAACATTACTTTCTTTATTGGTCCAGAAGTTTCTGCACATTTTTTTAAAGCCCCAGAAACAGATCTTAGTCAACAAGAAGTTTATCAGTTCAATGTGCCTACATTTGGACCTGGGGTTGTGTTTGATGTTGATTATACAATTAGACAAGAACAGTTTAGGTTCTTTACTGAGTCTTTAAGGGTTACTAAGTTGAAGGGATATGTGGATCAGATGATTATGGAAGCTGAG GAGTACTTCTCCAAATGGGGTGATAGCGGTGAAGTGGACTTAAAGTATGAATTGGAGCATCTTATCATACTGACAGCTAGTAGATGTCTGTTGGGTGAAGAGGTTCGCAATAAACTCTTCGACGATGTGTCTGCTCTCTTCCATGACCTGGATAATGGGATGCTTCCAATCAGTGTTATCTTTCCCTACCTTCCGATTCCAGCTCATCGCCGACGTGACAATGCCCGGAAGAAGCTCGCGGAGATCTTTGCAACCATCATAAATTCTCGAAAACGTACAG GCAAGGCAGAGAATGATATGTTACAATGCTTTATCGACTCAAAGTACAAAGATGGACGGTCGACTACAGAGTCTGAGATCACAGGTCTTCTAATCGCTGCTCTTTTCGCTGGGCAGCACACCAGTTCCATCACCTCCACTTGGACAGGGGCGTACCTCCTGTGCAACAACAATTACATGTCTTCCGTTGTAGGCGAGCAGAAGAATCTGATGAAAAAGCATGGGGATAAGGTCGATCATGACATCCTTTCCGAGATGGAAGTCCTCTACAGATGCATAAAGGAAGCCCTAAGACTCCATCCTCCACTGATAATGCTTCTACGTACTTCGCATAGTGATTTCAGTGTTACAACCCGAgaaggaaaagagtatgacattCCTAAGGGCCATATTGTTGCAACATCGCCTGCTTTTGCAAACAGGCTGCCACATATCTACAAGAATCCAGATACTTATGACCCTGATAGGTTCGCTCCCGGTAGAGAGGAAGATAAGGCTGCAGGAGCATTCTCATATATTTCTTTTGGTGGAGGCAGGCATGGTTGTCTGGGGGAACCATTTGCTTATCTGCAGATAAAAGCAATATGGAGTCACTTGCTGAGAAATTTCGAGTTTGAACTGATCTCGCCTTTCCCTGAAATTGACTGGAACGCTATGGTTGTCGGTGTCAAAGGCGAAGTAATGGTGAAGTACAAGCGCCGAAAGCTGTCAGCTGAATGA